In Leopardus geoffroyi isolate Oge1 chromosome D1, O.geoffroyi_Oge1_pat1.0, whole genome shotgun sequence, a single window of DNA contains:
- the LOC123600508 gene encoding olfactory receptor 5D13-like, with the protein MLLLEGNHSTGATFTLLGFSEYPDLQIPLFLLFLTVYTVTVVGNLGMIMIIRVSPQLHTPMYFFLSHLSFVDFCYSTTVTPKLLENLVVEDRTISFIGCIVQFLLACIFAVSETFMLAVMAYDRFVAVCNPLLYKAVMSQKLCASLVAGPYTWGIVSSLTLTYFLLTLSFCGSNIINNFVCEHSVIVSVSCSDTYISQMLCFAIAMFNEVSSLVIILTTYIFIFVTVIKMPSAGGRQKAFSTCASHLTAITIFHGTVLFLYCVPNSKNSWLIIKVGSLFYTVVIPMLNPLIYSLRNKDVKESVRKLINHSMQFCQRCVFSKEI; encoded by the coding sequence ATGTTGCTCCTGGAAGGAAACCACAGTACTGGAGCCACATTCACCCTCTTGGGCTTCTCAGAATATCCGGATCTGCAGATTCCCTTGTTCCTGCTATTCCTGACTGTCTACACCGTCACTGTGGTGGGGAACCTGGGCATGATCATGATCATCAGGGTCAGTCCCCaactccacacccccatgtactttttcctgaGCCACTTGTCCTTTGTCGACTTCTGTTACTCCACTACAGTTACCCCCAAACTGTTGGAGAACTTGGTTGTGGAAGACAGAACCATCTCTTTCATAGGCTGCATAGTGCAATTCCTCTTGGCTTGTATATTTGCAGTGTCAGAAACGTTCATGTTGGcagtgatggcctatgaccgctttGTGGCAGTTTGTAACCCTCTACTCTACAAAGCTGTCATGTCCCAAAAGCTGTGTGCATCGTTAGTGGCCGGGCCCTACACATGGGGTATAGTCTCTTCCCTGACACTCACCTATTTTCTCCTGACATTGTCCTTCTGTGGCTCTAACATCATAAATAATTTTGTCTGCGAGCACTCTGTCATTGTCTCTGTGTCCTGCTCTGACACCTACATCAGCCAAATGCTTTGTTTTGCCATCGCCATGTTCAATGAGGTGAGCAGCCTGGTAATCATCCTCactacttacatttttatttttgtcactgtCATAAAAATGCCTTCTGCTGGTGGGCGCCAAAAAGCCTTCTCCACTTGTGCCTCCCACCTAACTGCCATCACCATCTTCCATGGGACCGTCCTGTTCCTTTACTGTGTACCCAACTCCAAAAACTCATGGCTCATAATCAAAGTAGGTTCTTTATTTTATACCGTGGTGATCCCCATGCTGAACCCTCTAATCTATAGCCTCAGAAACAAAGATGTGAAGGAGAGTGTCAGGAAATTAATAAATCACTCAATGCAATTTTGTCAAAGGtgtgtattttcaaaagagaTTTGA